The Oncorhynchus nerka isolate Pitt River linkage group LG12, Oner_Uvic_2.0, whole genome shotgun sequence genome includes a region encoding these proteins:
- the LOC115138150 gene encoding nuclear factor 7, brain-like, whose amino-acid sequence METFKMKSILKVSKLNSQLKLESSTQSQSIGAVRWNLPEEDLQAHSSAPTSPRKSSAPSTHRSSQHPHQNGMKNLRSLQECVRFINHWKEQVAQVCKSGSDAGKGTSKGETPVELKTERSLEESRKLIVLWANELNSVDKLAKARPWVQERCEEEEEEENKDGEKDPDEEVQQRIMEWAKELQSASERCGVQSNELGNVLRLLGLRKKRLINLLPLLEFITWSLLKEDCKGGISPLWLSAKQCTWKAGTPRYIPNSVWNWMISASADVTFDPMTNHLWLQLSDDHRKVQEGISESNLPLSPQRFDAWPGVLGWEGYVSGRHYWEVDIANNGYWRVGLTTASAERQGRFPMSPQTGYWTLWRSMHQFYACTKPETPLPLGLVARRMGIYLDYEEGQISFYNAETKTHIYTFTGKFKEKLYPVFAPLDGRSLITIISPHKVSTL is encoded by the exons ATGGAAACTTTCAAGATGAAGAGCATTCTGAAGGTGTCTA AGCTTAACTCCCAGCTGAAGTTGGAGAGCTCTACCCAGAGTCAATCCATTGGGGCGGTGCGCTGGAACCTTCCTGAAGAGGACCTCCAGGCCCACAGCTCAGCCCCTACCAGCCCCCGCAAGAGCAGTGCCCCCTCCACACATCGCTCATCG CAACACCCTCATCAGAATGGCATGAAGAACCTGCGCAGTCTGCAGGAATGTGTCCGCTTCATCAACCATTGGAAGGAGCAGGTGGCCCAAGTCTGCAAG AGTGGCAGTGATGCGGGGAAGGGCACCAGTAAAGGAGAGACCCCGGTGGAACTGAAAACAGAACgcagtctggaagagagcaggAAACTCATTGTGCTGTGGGCCAATGAGCTCAACAGCGTCGACAAG CTGGCGAAGGCTAGGCCCTGGGTGCAGGAGAGatgtgaggaggaagaggaagaagaaaacAAGGATGGCGAGAAGGACCCCGATGAGGAAGTGCAGCAGAGGATCATGGAGTGGGCCAAGGAGCTGCAGAGCGCctcagag CGTTGTGGGGTGCAGAGCAATGAGCTAGGCAATGTTCTGCGTCTGCTGGGTCTGAGGAAGAAGAGACTGATCAACCTCCTGCCCTTACTGGAGTTCATTACTTGGTCACTGCTCAAGGAGGACTGCAAG GGTGGCATTTCTCCGCTGTGGCTGTCAGCGAAGCAGTGCACCTGGAAGGCAGGCACTCCAAGATACATCCCTAACTCAGTGTGGAACTGGATGATCAGTGCATCAG ccGATGTGACCTTTGACCCCATGACCAACCACCTGTGGCTCCAGCTCTCAGATGACCACCGCAAGGTCCAGGAGGGCATATCTGAGTCCAATCTGCCCCTCAGTCCCCAGCGCTTCGACGCCTGGCCTGGCGTGCTGGGCTGGGAGGGATACGTCTCCGGACGGCACTACTGGGAAGTCGACATAGCCAACAACGGCTACTGGCGGGTCGGCCTGACCACGGCGAGTGCCGAACGCCAGGGCCGCTTCCCCATGAGCCCCCAGACGGGCTACTGGACCCTGTGGCGCAGTATGCACCAGTTCTACGCCTGTACCAAGCCTGAGACGCCCCTGCCCCTGGGTCTGGTGGCCCGCCGGATGGGGATCTATCTAGACTACGAGGAAGGACAGATCTCCTTCTACAACGCAGAGACCAAGACCCACATCTATACATTCACAGGCAAGTTCAAGGAGAAGCTGTACCCGGTGTTTGCCCCGCTGGACGGGCGCTCACTCATCACCATCATCTCGCCACACAAGGTCTCTACACTTTGA
- the LOC115138152 gene encoding macrophage-capping protein-like isoform X1 translates to MQMFPCQAAPGQFGPETREPGLKLWRVEKMKAVLLEPAEVGAFFNGDSYLVLEHRGDQGADLHMWIGEKSSRDEQVACAMLATQLDNFLGGDPIQHRQIQGYEAPEFMNLFPRGVSYKDGGVESGFRRPQGGSGPVHRLYQIKGKRNIRAKEVELSWESFNKGDCFILDLGETIFSWIGSQANMFEKQKSREIASLIRDTERHGKARITDISEGEEPPEMLKVLGPMLELAESTPEEDSQADVSNSASLYKVSDATGKMKLTNVSEKSPFAKDLLVRDDCFILDNGANGKIFVWKGMGANAEEKREALKMADDFIQQMNYPRMKTQVEILPQGRETIIFKQFFKNWN, encoded by the exons AATGTTCCCCTGCCAGGCAGCGCCGGGCCAGTTTGGACCAGAGACACGGGAGCCGGGGCTGAAGTTGTGGCGGGTGGAGAAGATGAAGGCGGTGCTGCTGGAGCCGGCTGAGGTGGGGGCTTTCTTCAACGGAGACTCCTACCTGGTGCTGGAGCACAGGGGGGACCAGGGGGCAGACCTGCACATGTGGATAGGTGAG AAGTCATCTCGTGACGAGCAGGTGGCGTGTGCCATGCTGGCTACCCAGCTGGACAACTTCCTGGGTGGTGACCCCATCCAGCATCGCCAGATCCAGGGCTACGAGGCCCCAGAGTTCATGAACCTCTTCCCCAGGGGGGTCAGCTACAAG GACGGTGGTGTGGAGTCGGGTTTCAGGCGACCCCAGGGTGGGTCAGGGCCGGTCCACAGGCTGTACCAGATCAAAGGGAAGCGCAACATCCGTGCCAAGGAGGTGGAGCTGAGCTGGGAGAGCTTCAACAAGGGAGACTGCTTCATCCTGGACCTGGGAGAG ACCATATTTTCGTGGATCGGCTCGCAGGCCAACATGTTTGAGAAGCAGAAGTCGCGTGAGATTGCTAGCCTGATCCGCGACACTGAGAGACATGGTAAAGCACGCATCACTGACATCAGTGAGGGAGAGGAGCCGCCGGAGATGCTCAAG GTGCTGGGACCAATGCTAGAGCTGGCAGAGAGCACTCCAGAAGAGGACAGTCAAGCAGACGTCTCCAACTCCGCCTCCCTCTACAAG GTGTCCGATGCGACAGGTAAGATGAAGCTGACCAATGTCTCTGAAAAAAGCCCATTTGCCAAGGACCTTCTGGTGCGTGACGACTGCTTTATTCTAGACAACGGGGCCAATGGAAAGATCTTCGTCTGGAAAG GTATGGGAGCCAATGCAGAGGAGAAAAGGGAGGCCTTGAAAATGGCAGATGACTTCATCCAACAGATGAACTACCCCAGGATGAAAACACAG GTGGAGATTCTACCACAGGGGAGGGAGACGATCATCTTCAAGCAGTTCTTCAAGAACTGGAACTAA
- the LOC115138152 gene encoding macrophage-capping protein-like isoform X2: MFPCQAAPGQFGPETREPGLKLWRVEKMKAVLLEPAEVGAFFNGDSYLVLEHRGDQGADLHMWIGEKSSRDEQVACAMLATQLDNFLGGDPIQHRQIQGYEAPEFMNLFPRGVSYKDGGVESGFRRPQGGSGPVHRLYQIKGKRNIRAKEVELSWESFNKGDCFILDLGETIFSWIGSQANMFEKQKSREIASLIRDTERHGKARITDISEGEEPPEMLKVLGPMLELAESTPEEDSQADVSNSASLYKVSDATGKMKLTNVSEKSPFAKDLLVRDDCFILDNGANGKIFVWKGMGANAEEKREALKMADDFIQQMNYPRMKTQVEILPQGRETIIFKQFFKNWN, from the exons ATGTTCCCCTGCCAGGCAGCGCCGGGCCAGTTTGGACCAGAGACACGGGAGCCGGGGCTGAAGTTGTGGCGGGTGGAGAAGATGAAGGCGGTGCTGCTGGAGCCGGCTGAGGTGGGGGCTTTCTTCAACGGAGACTCCTACCTGGTGCTGGAGCACAGGGGGGACCAGGGGGCAGACCTGCACATGTGGATAGGTGAG AAGTCATCTCGTGACGAGCAGGTGGCGTGTGCCATGCTGGCTACCCAGCTGGACAACTTCCTGGGTGGTGACCCCATCCAGCATCGCCAGATCCAGGGCTACGAGGCCCCAGAGTTCATGAACCTCTTCCCCAGGGGGGTCAGCTACAAG GACGGTGGTGTGGAGTCGGGTTTCAGGCGACCCCAGGGTGGGTCAGGGCCGGTCCACAGGCTGTACCAGATCAAAGGGAAGCGCAACATCCGTGCCAAGGAGGTGGAGCTGAGCTGGGAGAGCTTCAACAAGGGAGACTGCTTCATCCTGGACCTGGGAGAG ACCATATTTTCGTGGATCGGCTCGCAGGCCAACATGTTTGAGAAGCAGAAGTCGCGTGAGATTGCTAGCCTGATCCGCGACACTGAGAGACATGGTAAAGCACGCATCACTGACATCAGTGAGGGAGAGGAGCCGCCGGAGATGCTCAAG GTGCTGGGACCAATGCTAGAGCTGGCAGAGAGCACTCCAGAAGAGGACAGTCAAGCAGACGTCTCCAACTCCGCCTCCCTCTACAAG GTGTCCGATGCGACAGGTAAGATGAAGCTGACCAATGTCTCTGAAAAAAGCCCATTTGCCAAGGACCTTCTGGTGCGTGACGACTGCTTTATTCTAGACAACGGGGCCAATGGAAAGATCTTCGTCTGGAAAG GTATGGGAGCCAATGCAGAGGAGAAAAGGGAGGCCTTGAAAATGGCAGATGACTTCATCCAACAGATGAACTACCCCAGGATGAAAACACAG GTGGAGATTCTACCACAGGGGAGGGAGACGATCATCTTCAAGCAGTTCTTCAAGAACTGGAACTAA